The following proteins are encoded in a genomic region of Enterocloster clostridioformis:
- a CDS encoding YitT family protein yields MGQILRISAFINQWKKDRRVRTCITVAAVFVSALIQSYALQVFVRPAGIISGGFTGMAMLVERLGELKGLNIPMQVTMLLLNIPVAILCCKGISIRFTIFSLVQVFLSSIFLQIFNFSPIFTDEVLNVIFGGVIFGSAIVIALRGNASTGGTDFIALFVSNRTGLSIWSYVFFGNAVMYCFYGAIFGWKHAGYSIIFQFISTRMISAFHHRYELVTLQATTIKGQEVVDAYISHFRHGMSCVEAMGGYSKKKMYLLNTVISAYEVNNAIHIMQEADEHIIINVLRTQQFVGRFYRAPLE; encoded by the coding sequence ATGGGACAGATTCTGAGAATTTCAGCTTTTATCAATCAGTGGAAGAAAGACAGGAGGGTAAGAACCTGCATTACAGTGGCTGCGGTGTTTGTATCCGCGCTTATCCAGTCTTATGCGCTGCAGGTTTTTGTGCGGCCGGCCGGTATCATATCCGGCGGATTTACTGGCATGGCCATGCTTGTGGAACGGCTGGGGGAATTGAAAGGGCTTAATATTCCCATGCAGGTCACCATGCTTTTGCTGAATATTCCGGTGGCAATCCTGTGCTGTAAGGGAATCAGCATCCGTTTTACAATATTTTCCCTGGTCCAGGTATTTTTAAGCAGTATTTTCCTGCAGATATTTAACTTCAGCCCCATCTTTACAGATGAAGTGCTGAATGTTATTTTTGGAGGCGTCATTTTTGGAAGTGCAATCGTCATTGCCCTCCGGGGAAACGCCTCCACCGGAGGCACGGATTTTATAGCCCTCTTTGTATCCAACCGCACCGGGCTTTCCATCTGGTCCTATGTGTTTTTTGGAAATGCTGTCATGTACTGTTTTTACGGCGCTATTTTTGGCTGGAAGCACGCGGGATATTCCATTATTTTCCAGTTTATCTCCACCCGCATGATTTCCGCCTTCCATCACCGCTATGAGCTGGTTACTCTTCAGGCAACTACCATAAAAGGACAGGAAGTGGTGGATGCCTATATCAGTCATTTCCGCCATGGAATGTCCTGTGTGGAAGCCATGGGAGGGTACAGCAAAAAGAAAATGTACCTGTTAAATACAGTCATATCAGCCTATGAGGTAAACAACGCCATCCACATCATGCAGGAAGCAGATGAGCATATCATCATCAATGTGCTGAGGACACAGCAGTTTGTAGGCAGGTTTTACCGGGCGCCCTTGGAATAG
- a CDS encoding tRNA threonylcarbamoyladenosine dehydratase, with translation MINEFSRTEMLIGAEKMNTLKNSTVAVFGVGGVGSHAVEALARCGVGRLILVDNDTVSLTNINRQSIALHSTIGQFKTRVMKEKIADICPGTQVITFEEFVLPDNIESLFEHMELQMGQGNSVDYILDAIDTVTAKLALAGFAASHGIPVIASMGTGNKLHPELLRISDISQTSVCPLCKVMRKELKARNISGLKVCWSPEQPLTPGQTAEDTGCRRATPGSISFVPPVAGLVIAGAIIRDICGLE, from the coding sequence ATGATAAATGAATTTTCCAGAACTGAAATGCTCATAGGCGCCGAAAAAATGAATACCCTTAAGAACTCCACAGTAGCCGTATTCGGGGTGGGCGGAGTTGGATCCCATGCAGTGGAGGCCCTGGCCAGATGCGGCGTGGGCCGCCTGATTCTTGTGGACAATGATACGGTCTCCCTTACAAATATTAACCGGCAGAGTATTGCGCTCCACAGTACCATCGGACAGTTTAAGACCCGGGTCATGAAGGAAAAAATTGCCGACATCTGTCCCGGCACACAGGTTATTACCTTTGAGGAATTCGTACTACCCGATAATATAGAAAGCCTTTTTGAACATATGGAGCTCCAGATGGGGCAGGGCAACTCTGTGGATTATATCCTGGATGCCATCGATACAGTGACCGCAAAGCTGGCCCTGGCAGGCTTTGCCGCCTCCCACGGTATCCCTGTGATTGCTTCCATGGGTACCGGCAACAAGCTTCACCCGGAACTCCTCCGGATATCCGATATCTCCCAGACCTCTGTGTGCCCTCTCTGCAAGGTGATGCGCAAGGAATTAAAAGCCAGGAATATCTCCGGACTGAAGGTCTGCTGGTCACCGGAGCAGCCCCTTACGCCCGGACAGACGGCGGAGGATACCGGGTGCCGCCGCGCCACTCCCGGAAGCATATCTTTTGTGCCGCCTGTGGCAGGACTTGTGATTGCCGGAGCAATCATAAGGGATATCTGCGGGCTGGAATGA
- a CDS encoding desulfoferrodoxin family protein produces MKNEPVFLTDKNHNIVLEALSPAPNAALPDSCKPFEILEPTTAEGAAEKHLPVVEQNGLRVTVKVGNIFHPMDQEHSIGWVCLVTKAGCIMRVPLTPDCEPVASFTLEEGDAPAAAYAYCNLHGLWKKSV; encoded by the coding sequence ATGAAGAATGAACCGGTATTCCTGACTGACAAAAACCACAACATAGTGTTGGAGGCCCTTTCACCGGCTCCCAATGCAGCTCTCCCCGATTCCTGCAAACCCTTTGAAATCCTGGAGCCCACAACCGCTGAAGGCGCAGCGGAAAAACATCTTCCGGTAGTGGAGCAGAATGGACTCCGTGTGACAGTCAAGGTTGGAAACATTTTCCATCCCATGGACCAGGAGCACAGCATCGGATGGGTGTGCCTTGTGACGAAAGCCGGCTGTATCATGCGCGTTCCACTGACCCCTGATTGCGAGCCGGTGGCATCCTTCACCCTGGAGGAGGGGGATGCTCCTGCTGCGGCTTACGCTTACTGCAATCTCCATGGGCTGTGGAAAAAATCAGTCTGA
- a CDS encoding DUF1576 domain-containing protein, which produces MKHLEHFHELKSLTRKQKFFLLSLLPVYFMVIGLFLQPIQEIGPGIVRLIKEPDFLITDYFVVGGVGAALINAGALTLMSIGIIYFMGMDMDGHTITSSCLMFGFSLFGKNLLNIWAILAGVYLYARYHKTSMRRYIYIGLYGTSLSPIITQMMQVGNLPLVMRLAIALAVGLVIGFVLPPLSTHVHFAHKGYSLYNVGFAAGIIATVIVSVLKSFGVEIESRLIWSTGNNEVFGIVLSVLFGGMIVFGVAVRGRSIWESYKRIIKSYGIGGTDYLRDEGGASTVFNMGVNGLFATYFVLAVGGELNGPTICGIFTVVGFGATGKHLRNIAPVMMGVYLASFTKTWNIYQPSPMLALLFSTTLAPVAGEFGVVAGIVAGYLHSSVALNVGIVYGGMNLYNNGYAGGIVAIFMVPVIQSVMDRRARARGGLSL; this is translated from the coding sequence ATGAAACATCTGGAACATTTTCATGAACTGAAATCCCTGACCAGGAAGCAGAAGTTTTTTCTTCTGTCCCTGCTTCCTGTTTATTTTATGGTCATTGGGCTGTTTTTGCAGCCAATCCAGGAAATAGGTCCGGGAATCGTGCGTCTGATAAAAGAGCCCGATTTTCTGATTACGGATTATTTCGTTGTGGGCGGTGTGGGGGCGGCCCTTATTAACGCCGGTGCACTGACGCTTATGAGCATTGGTATCATCTACTTTATGGGTATGGATATGGACGGCCACACCATCACATCCAGCTGCCTGATGTTCGGCTTCTCACTGTTTGGCAAAAATCTGCTTAACATCTGGGCCATTTTGGCCGGAGTGTACCTGTACGCCAGGTACCACAAGACGTCCATGCGCAGGTACATCTACATCGGCCTGTACGGAACCAGTCTTTCGCCAATCATCACCCAGATGATGCAGGTGGGCAACCTGCCGTTGGTGATGCGGCTGGCCATAGCTCTGGCCGTGGGGCTGGTTATAGGCTTTGTTTTGCCGCCCCTTTCCACCCATGTGCATTTTGCACACAAAGGATACTCTTTGTACAATGTGGGGTTTGCCGCGGGCATCATAGCCACAGTCATTGTGTCAGTGCTAAAATCCTTTGGAGTGGAGATAGAATCCAGGCTCATCTGGTCCACGGGAAACAATGAGGTTTTTGGTATCGTGCTGTCTGTACTGTTTGGCGGAATGATCGTCTTTGGGGTTGCGGTGCGGGGCAGAAGTATCTGGGAATCGTACAAAAGAATCATCAAATCCTATGGAATCGGCGGAACGGATTATCTGAGAGATGAAGGCGGCGCCAGCACCGTGTTCAATATGGGAGTCAATGGACTGTTCGCCACCTATTTCGTGCTGGCAGTGGGAGGTGAGCTGAACGGACCCACCATCTGCGGTATCTTTACCGTTGTGGGCTTTGGGGCCACGGGAAAACATCTGAGGAACATAGCTCCGGTGATGATGGGGGTATATCTGGCCAGCTTCACCAAGACATGGAACATTTATCAGCCCTCTCCCATGCTGGCCCTTTTATTCTCCACCACCCTTGCGCCGGTGGCCGGGGAGTTTGGCGTGGTGGCCGGAATCGTGGCAGGTTACCTGCATTCCTCCGTTGCCCTCAATGTGGGAATCGTGTATGGAGGCATGAACCTGTATAATAACGGTTATGCAGGCGGAATTGTTGCAATATTCATGGTTCCGGTCATCCAGTCTGTCATGGACAGGCGGGCAAGGGCAAGAGGCGGATTGTCGCTGTAG
- a CDS encoding RrF2 family transcriptional regulator → MLVSTKGRYALRTMVDLAIHGDGEPVKIKDIANRQGISGKYLEQIISILSRAGFVRSIRGNQGGYYLARPSSDYTVGSILRITEGSLAPVDCLSGDENPCARQMDCVTLRLWRELDEAISGVVDKYTLEDLVQWQKSMKDNYVI, encoded by the coding sequence ATGCTTGTATCGACAAAAGGCCGTTATGCCCTCCGCACCATGGTGGATTTAGCCATTCACGGAGACGGCGAGCCTGTTAAAATAAAGGACATAGCCAACCGTCAGGGAATATCCGGCAAATATCTGGAGCAAATTATCTCCATCTTATCCAGGGCCGGCTTTGTGCGCAGCATCAGGGGAAATCAGGGAGGATATTACCTGGCCAGACCGTCTTCGGACTATACAGTGGGTTCTATTTTGAGAATCACAGAAGGAAGCCTGGCCCCGGTGGACTGCTTAAGCGGGGATGAGAACCCCTGTGCCAGGCAGATGGACTGTGTGACCCTGCGCCTGTGGCGCGAGCTGGATGAGGCCATCAGCGGAGTGGTGGATAAATATACGTTGGAGGATTTGGTCCAGTGGCAGAAAAGCATGAAGGATAATTATGTGATATGA
- a CDS encoding spore germination protein, with translation MEFSQNLKDNITYLHKKLNVQTNFDVVYRVVHIGGREACLYFIDGFTKDESLLKILQVFSTIKPEDMPKDAHGFSKQYVPYGEIGLLSNDQDMTVQLLSGVSCLFIDGYDKCITIDCRTYPARGVSEPEKDKVMRGSRDGFVETLIFNTALIRRRIRDPRLTMEITSAGESSHTDIAICYMENRVDKQLLDKIKKRIQNLKVDALTMNQESLAECIFPHKWFNPFPKFKFSERPDTAAASILEGNIIILVDNSPSAMILPSSVFDIIEEADDYYFPPITGTYLRLSRMTISLLSLLLTPTWLLFMQNTELIPDWLAFIQLSDPLNVPLIWQLLILEFAIDGLRLAAVNTPNMLTTPLSVIAGIVLGEYAVKSGWFNSETMLYMAFVTIANYSQASFELGYAMKFMRIIILILTAILNIWGFVIGIILSACAIIFNRTIAGKSYIYPLIPFSLSELKKRFLRGRLPHTEK, from the coding sequence ATGGAATTTTCCCAAAATTTAAAGGACAACATTACTTACCTTCACAAGAAGCTGAATGTACAGACAAATTTTGACGTGGTATACCGCGTAGTCCACATCGGCGGCCGGGAAGCATGTCTTTATTTCATAGATGGTTTTACAAAGGATGAATCCCTGTTAAAAATTCTGCAGGTATTCTCCACCATCAAGCCGGAGGATATGCCAAAGGACGCCCACGGCTTCTCCAAACAGTATGTTCCTTACGGCGAGATTGGACTGCTTTCCAATGACCAGGATATGACCGTCCAGCTGTTGTCCGGTGTGTCCTGCCTCTTTATTGACGGTTATGATAAATGTATTACGATTGACTGCCGCACCTATCCAGCCCGCGGCGTCAGCGAACCGGAAAAGGATAAAGTCATGCGTGGATCCAGGGATGGCTTTGTGGAGACCCTGATTTTTAATACTGCCCTGATTCGCCGGAGAATCAGGGACCCCAGGCTTACCATGGAAATCACATCCGCCGGAGAGAGCTCCCACACCGACATTGCCATATGTTATATGGAAAACCGGGTGGATAAGCAGCTTCTGGATAAAATCAAGAAACGGATTCAGAATCTGAAGGTAGATGCGCTGACCATGAATCAGGAAAGCCTGGCAGAGTGTATCTTTCCCCATAAATGGTTTAATCCATTCCCCAAATTCAAGTTTTCAGAACGGCCCGATACCGCTGCCGCCTCTATTTTAGAAGGAAATATCATTATCCTGGTAGACAATTCCCCTTCTGCCATGATACTTCCCTCCTCTGTCTTTGATATCATAGAGGAGGCAGATGATTACTACTTTCCTCCTATTACAGGCACGTACCTCCGTCTGTCCAGGATGACCATATCCCTGCTGTCCCTGCTTTTAACCCCTACATGGCTTCTGTTTATGCAGAATACGGAGCTCATACCGGACTGGCTGGCCTTTATCCAGCTGTCAGACCCGCTTAATGTGCCTTTAATCTGGCAGCTTCTTATACTGGAATTTGCCATTGACGGCCTGCGGCTGGCGGCTGTCAATACTCCCAATATGCTGACCACCCCCCTCAGTGTGATTGCCGGTATTGTTCTGGGGGAATACGCGGTAAAATCCGGGTGGTTCAACAGTGAGACCATGCTCTACATGGCCTTTGTTACCATTGCCAATTACTCCCAGGCCAGCTTCGAATTGGGATATGCCATGAAATTCATGCGCATCATCATTCTAATACTGACAGCCATCCTGAATATATGGGGATTTGTCATCGGAATCATCCTGTCGGCCTGCGCTATCATATTCAACAGAACCATTGCCGGCAAAAGCTATATTTATCCGCTGATTCCATTCAGCCTTTCAGAATTAAAAAAACGTTTTCTCAGAGGGAGGCTGCCTCATACAGAAAAGTGA
- a CDS encoding ABC transporter ATP-binding protein, with amino-acid sequence MRILSNPGETPRNPPGSVLSAAGAVAIKSNRPPYRRPTATEILKLMERKGLWLPRGGTVLARLIVGSSMTTGELTSMIIYAVQILSGLMMLSMMFGMVIMARSSAERIVEVLDEQSSLSDPDDPVQEVAGGSIDFEHVSFICIGDKEKLALKDVDIHIKSGETIGLLGGTGCEGVWA; translated from the coding sequence ATGCGCATTTTATCAAATCCAGGGGAAACTCCCAGAAACCCTCCGGGGTCTGTCTTGTCTGCTGCCGGAGCCGTTGCAATTAAATCCAACCGTCCGCCTTATCGCCGCCCCACAGCCACGGAGATTCTGAAGCTGATGGAGCGAAAGGGCCTATGGCTGCCACGGGGCGGCACCGTCTTAGCCAGACTCATTGTGGGAAGCAGCATGACCACAGGCGAGCTGACAAGCATGATTATCTACGCGGTCCAGATATTGTCCGGCCTGATGATGCTCTCCATGATGTTTGGCATGGTCATCATGGCCCGTTCCTCGGCAGAGCGTATCGTGGAGGTGCTGGATGAACAGAGCAGCCTGTCAGACCCGGACGACCCGGTACAGGAGGTGGCGGGCGGAAGCATTGACTTTGAACATGTGTCCTTCATCTGCATAGGGGATAAGGAGAAGCTGGCCCTTAAGGATGTGGATATCCATATTAAATCAGGAGAAACCATAGGTCTCCTGGGAGGGACGGGATGTGAAGGAGTATGGGCTTAA
- a CDS encoding peptide ABC transporter substrate-binding protein, translating to MKKKLSLLLCAALAATTLAGCGGTQSGPAGSDAGTEVSADAAAGSKEGEKILTYAVMEEPETLDPTLNNYSTSSTFLQNMFCGLFQLEADGSLSNAMCDTYEVSEDGLTYTFTLKDGLKWSDGSDLTAGDFEYSWKRVLNPDTASPAAWELHYLKGGEEYNTQGGSVQDVGVKALDDKTLEVTLKAPTPYFLYLTASSNFFPVKQDVVEGQEPWTKSADTYVCNGAFTLEKINPQSSYVLKKNANYYAADSVKLDGVEIVIIQSPESALSAYNAGEIDAMGDNLVTSQAIDQYENTEELKGYDKIGTRYYDFNCSREYLSNPDVRRALAMAIDRRTICESIVPSKPEPAYGFVPYGIPYEGSSDDFRTVSGDLIKEDVEAAKKLLADAGYPNGEGLPVLTFIVTNTKENKEIAQVIQSMWKDNLGVQADIVTFESKVYWDEQKAGNFDVCFDGWTGDYLDPDTNLNCFTQARAYNQNRWSGDNAMKYDSMIEECRNLADNSKRMEIFKEAESILMDEMPIIPLYYLNAVILAKPDVTGLVKNANGHTLFRNADKL from the coding sequence ATGAAGAAAAAATTAAGCCTGTTACTGTGTGCAGCCCTGGCTGCCACCACCCTGGCCGGCTGCGGAGGAACACAGAGCGGTCCTGCCGGGTCAGATGCCGGCACAGAGGTTTCGGCAGATGCGGCTGCCGGGTCAAAAGAAGGAGAGAAAATCCTTACCTATGCGGTGATGGAGGAACCGGAAACACTGGACCCCACCCTGAATAACTACAGCACATCGTCCACCTTCCTGCAGAATATGTTCTGCGGTCTGTTCCAGCTGGAGGCAGACGGAAGCCTGAGCAATGCCATGTGTGACACATATGAGGTAAGCGAAGACGGACTGACCTACACCTTTACATTGAAAGACGGACTTAAATGGTCCGATGGAAGCGATTTGACGGCAGGAGATTTTGAATATTCCTGGAAACGCGTCCTGAATCCAGATACGGCTTCCCCGGCCGCATGGGAACTGCACTATCTGAAGGGCGGGGAAGAGTACAACACACAGGGCGGTTCTGTCCAGGATGTAGGGGTAAAGGCTCTGGACGATAAAACCCTGGAGGTAACCCTGAAAGCACCTACGCCATATTTTCTTTATCTGACTGCATCCAGCAACTTTTTCCCTGTTAAGCAGGATGTGGTGGAGGGACAGGAGCCATGGACCAAATCCGCGGATACCTATGTGTGCAACGGTGCATTTACCCTTGAGAAGATAAATCCCCAGAGCAGCTATGTACTGAAGAAAAATGCCAATTACTATGCCGCGGACTCCGTTAAACTGGACGGAGTGGAAATCGTAATCATCCAGTCTCCGGAGTCAGCCCTGTCTGCATATAATGCAGGTGAAATTGACGCAATGGGCGATAACCTGGTAACTTCCCAGGCCATTGACCAGTATGAGAACACGGAAGAACTGAAGGGATATGACAAAATTGGAACCCGGTATTATGATTTCAACTGTTCCAGGGAGTATCTGTCCAATCCGGATGTGAGAAGAGCCCTGGCCATGGCTATCGACCGCAGGACAATCTGCGAGTCCATTGTTCCGTCTAAGCCTGAGCCAGCCTACGGATTCGTGCCTTATGGGATACCATATGAAGGCTCCTCTGACGACTTCCGCACCGTGTCAGGCGACTTGATTAAAGAGGATGTGGAGGCTGCAAAGAAACTTCTTGCAGACGCGGGATATCCCAATGGAGAGGGACTGCCAGTTCTGACCTTCATCGTTACCAACACAAAAGAGAACAAAGAAATTGCCCAGGTAATCCAGTCTATGTGGAAGGATAACCTTGGAGTACAGGCAGATATTGTTACCTTTGAGTCCAAGGTGTACTGGGATGAGCAGAAGGCCGGAAACTTTGACGTCTGCTTTGACGGATGGACCGGTGACTACCTGGATCCGGACACCAATCTGAACTGCTTTACCCAGGCCCGCGCCTACAACCAGAACCGCTGGAGCGGAGACAATGCCATGAAGTATGACAGCATGATAGAAGAATGCCGCAACCTGGCGGATAACAGTAAGCGTATGGAGATATTTAAGGAGGCGGAGTCCATCCTGATGGATGAGATGCCCATTATACCTCTATATTATCTGAATGCCGTTATCCTGGCAAAGCCTGATGTGACTGGTCTGGTGAAAAACGCCAATGGCCATACCCTGTTCAGAAATGCGGATAAACTTTGA
- a CDS encoding AzlC family ABC transporter permease gives MKYNSHQFHCGLKDGVPIGLGYLAVSFTFGIMARGAGLTTLQSVVMSFTNLTSAGQFAALGIIQAGAPFMEMAMAQLIINLRYCLMSCSLSQKLSADMPFFHRFFMSYGVTDEIFGVSVCRPGCLSPFYSYGLICVAVPGWTLGTLLGAVSGELLPARLLSALNVALYGMFLAVVIPPAKTSRIHTGVILASMALSLVFAHVPFLAGLSSGFKIILLTILIAGAAAILFPVKEDNEHES, from the coding sequence ATGAAATACAATTCACATCAATTTCATTGCGGACTAAAAGATGGCGTACCCATCGGGCTGGGATACCTGGCCGTTTCCTTTACCTTTGGAATCATGGCAAGGGGAGCCGGCCTAACCACTCTCCAGTCCGTTGTCATGTCCTTTACCAACCTGACAAGTGCGGGGCAATTTGCAGCCCTGGGAATCATACAGGCCGGAGCCCCCTTTATGGAAATGGCAATGGCCCAGCTCATCATCAACCTGCGCTACTGTCTCATGTCCTGCTCCCTGTCCCAGAAGCTGAGCGCAGATATGCCCTTCTTCCACCGTTTCTTCATGTCCTATGGGGTTACGGATGAGATATTTGGCGTGTCCGTATGCCGTCCTGGCTGTCTGAGTCCCTTTTACAGCTATGGGCTTATCTGCGTTGCCGTACCCGGCTGGACCCTTGGCACCCTGCTGGGAGCCGTTTCCGGGGAACTGCTTCCGGCGCGCCTCTTAAGCGCCCTGAACGTGGCGCTGTACGGAATGTTCCTGGCTGTGGTGATTCCGCCGGCCAAGACAAGCAGGATTCACACCGGCGTCATCCTGGCCTCCATGGCTTTAAGCCTTGTGTTTGCTCATGTGCCGTTCCTGGCAGGTCTCTCATCCGGCTTTAAAATTATCCTGTTAACCATCCTGATTGCCGGCGCGGCAGCCATTCTGTTTCCTGTAAAGGAGGATAATGAACATGAATCATAA
- a CDS encoding AzlD domain-containing protein gives MNHNVYLYILVMAGVTYLIRLLPLTLIKKEIRNVYIKSFLYYVPYVTLSVMTFPAILHATASVWSGAAALAVAVILAWKGKSLFQVSLAACAMVFLLELFL, from the coding sequence ATGAATCATAATGTGTACCTATATATCCTTGTGATGGCAGGCGTAACCTACCTGATTCGTCTCCTTCCGCTGACCTTGATTAAGAAGGAGATAAGGAACGTATATATAAAGTCCTTTCTCTATTACGTCCCCTACGTCACCCTGTCCGTCATGACCTTTCCTGCCATCCTCCACGCCACTGCCTCTGTGTGGTCCGGCGCAGCAGCCCTGGCAGTGGCTGTTATCCTGGCCTGGAAGGGCAAGAGCCTGTTCCAGGTGTCCCTGGCCGCATGTGCCATGGTATTCCTGCTGGAACTGTTCCTGTAA